TGTAAAATACAACTCCATCTTTGCTGTCATTGTTTGTCGCGTCCCCATTACCCCATCTCCCTTCCCGTTACCAATTACATTAACATTTGATTATATAACGGGAGTGTTCCATGGGTGCGGCTAAGCAGACTGACTTTTTGGAATCGAAAGCTCTTTGTTACTAGCATACTGAACCGAGCTATCAGAGGATAAAAGCGGAGTTTCCTCCTTTTCCATTAACGTCAACTCAGTGGATTTTCTTCGCATGCTGAGTCGCGACTGAAAGTTCCGAAAAGACAGTtttctgtgtcctgtttctggGTAGTGAATAACGCCGACGTTTTATTGACTACCGGAAAGTTCTACAGTTCTCCTTGAAGTTAGATAATCTTCATCCGTATCCAGTAAGAGCGCGGATTGTTTTCTTGGAAATTGGTTAAATCGGGCTAAAGAAGGGTCTTGGGGACGCTACCCTAACAGCGGTGAGAGGAGTGCTTTACCTGCCATCCGGTGACATCCTCCAGATCCCTTTCCCAACGAAGCAGATGGGTAATACCGGTTTTGTTGCTATTTCAATGTCAGAGAAGTACTATTTTTTTGGTTTGCTAAAGGGACTAAAAAAAGGGCGTTTTGTTGGTATAAAACAAGGACTGGAAAAAGACATTAAGAGTTcaacaaaatatacaatatCCCTATATATACATAACGTGAACTTTTTTTTCTGGTGGGGGCTGAGTGTGATTTGGTGAGGTTTTTGCTGGTGGGGGCTGAGTGTGACCGGCAGGGTTGATACCGGTGGGGGCTGAGTGTGATTGGTGGGGTTGGTGCAGGTGGGGGCTGAGtgtgattaaaataataaaaaaactattTAAGTTTATAAACAGGCCAATAAATGAACACTTACTGAATATTGTAAAAGAATGTTAATTTATGCTGTAAATAACCTCAGATCTCCCTTGTGTCCACACTAGACCACTTGCCCGTGAGACTGACAGGGGGTACAGACACTTGCTCTGGGCGGGTGGAGGTGTATCACAGCGGCTCCTGGGGGACCGTGTGTGACGACTCCTGGGACCTGCGTGATGCCATGGTGGTGTGCAGGCAGTTGGGCTGTGGGCCGGCTCTCAGGGCAGAAGGGGGTGGACGGTTTGGGAGGGGTGACAGTGCCATCTGGCTGGATGAGGTGAACTGCAAGGGCAGTGAGCTGGCCCTGTGGCACTGCTCTTACTCACTGAAGCCGAGTGACTGCTCACACAGGCAGGATGCATGGATTACCTGTGCAGGTGAGGCCAGGAAGAACATTTCTGCACTGTCTTTGATAGTGAGGTATTTGTACTAATttaatcatgaaattgaaatgTTTATGAACTGTGGCTGAATTCTTTTCTATGGACTGGCACTATTAAACACCAACATCATTCTCATATGTCTTACAGAACTCAGTCCAGATGTCACTAGACCTCCCACAGTTATTTATATGCAAACAGGCCAGTCTGACTCAGCAATGTCCTCAGTGGTTCTTTGGATTCTGACCTCAGTACTTCTGCTGCTGGTGGTTAGACTGGAGTGCATGAACTGGATCCTGTTGCGAGGTAGGACAGCATTTGGAGAGGAAGGGAACACAGATAACAAAAGCAACAGCAAAGTTCCATCACAGATATCACCAGAGTACATGGAATTGTACTAACTGTGCCAGATTTCATTGCACAAGTGCAAATTTCAGGATTATTGTAAGTGTCACGCATAAGagataagtcagtttgtgaaaattctcccctgctagatattccacagtgaACTCTAAGTGACATTATTGCAAAGTTGAAGCATCTAGGGACAACAGAAATCAACCATGAAGTGGCAGATcacataaagtaacagagcggagTTGTCGATTCACTAATATTGCATTCCTAGATGGAACTCACATTCCCATCACTGCAGTAAAGTAGTAAATGGAGGATAATATGTTAACAGGCAACCTTTACACAGCATTAACGTGTAGGTAGTGTCAGAACACTGTATTACAATTCAAAGCTTTATTTCCCGATATGTAGTAATTTATTACGGCCTACCTGTGTTCACTGTCAAGATCACACAAATGATCATCAATATCCAGGAAAAATGGCTGGGCTCTGTGCATGACTCATGGATTTATGTGGAAAGTTCATTGTATGACAGATATGTGCCATACAAAGAGTGAACCAGTcatgtaaaatatttcaccCATTATTTTAGATGTCGTTTTCATGCCACATCAGTGTGATGAATTTTAAATGACATTAGAGTATGAATTAGCGCTTTTAACCTCAGTCTGCCCCATGGGACCCCGCAGAGCAGGCTGGCACGTCACTTTCAGTGCCCTGCGGCTGTGCCCACCTGGTTCCgcaggactgtgtgtgtggcgtTTCTTCAGCTCTTTCCTCACCTGGGCAGCAGAGACATGCATTACTGTGCGCAGCTAATAAACATACAGGCTGCATTAGTTTTCTTTTTACTTCACCCTCTTTTTCACTCGCATCTTATCTTCTTCCATGTTTCTTTGCTCCTCTTGCTAACCTACACAGAATAAAACTTATTTGATACATACTGCTAACCGGCATACAACCCGAAATGACTCACCTTTGAAGCTGCTGTTTAAAAGTGATAATTACTTTAAACCGGAAGTGTTATTTAATGTGCTGTTTCTGTTACTTCTTCCATTTCAAGTATATTTACAAATCTATCTGACTGAAACTGCAGatcacagaaataaaaatgaaacgaACGGCCCTTGGCAACACCCAGCTGCTGAGGATTTAGGTCAGACTCCCTCGGGTTCGAGGAGGATCCAAGGCGACTCCAGACACAGACAAGCACAGACCACGGGCACCCTACGGGAAATGTGAGTTTATGTTGTTTCAGTGCAAGAATAAATACTGTAGAAAAACTTACATTAGTTGTTTTGTGAAAAATGTAGGACGTATAAATAATTCAGTGAacataatacagtggtacctcagaactcgaacttaatccgttcagaactcgggtttgaatcctaaaaagtttgagttctgatcgaattttccccataagaaataatggaaaaccaattaattggttcccggaaaccaaaaaattacacctatgttttttttttttaagcacataacagaaaatgaacaggataaaacaagaaaagcatatactgtactaaacacatctaagcacatttatcaaaacagtaatttgtaaaacaAAACCCCGTTtgtagcatttttttcttaatggcttccaaaacgataaagaatgTACCCCAACACTGCCCCAACATTAGACTATGCCATGCGGTCcatggtttatttttattattactctgtattcattaatttgttcgtaaatcgcaaacttttaggttgtaacatttgtacaactattgcgtaactttttggtgagcaatggctaccaaaatgatataaagtacagtgtattacctgatattttcaataaaaaagtaCTATCACCAACAAAAGAcactatcacagcgaatgtgaggctgatACTGAACCTTTATCCTTTGtctccactgagagacgtgccgcgtgactcatttccacgcgcgtacaagttatcttaggtcggcgttcacagcttgacttctgagattcagatagagttctaggtcattttttttcgaactggttggttcgacttttaagaaattcgagttctaatgagtttgagtacagaggtaccactgtatatctaTTTATCGCATTTAATTAGAGAATAATTTTGCTTTTAATAATTAATGTCTCATAGGACGAAGCTGCAGTTGTCTGTAGACGATTACATTTCAGAGACCCTGAAGTACATTGAAGCCATCCAGGTCTTCCTTGACAAGGAATCTGAGTGGTTCTGTAAAAGGGAGGAGGAGATGAATAAGATGAAGGACATCAAAAAGAAAGCAAACaatatgacaataaagttgagcATCAGAATGaagaagctggagaaggagcTGAGTGCTGTGGTGAAGGACCTGATCAGTGGGCTGAAGGAGCTGCAGCCATTCCTGGAAGCCCTGGAGAAGCTGGCGGTCACGTCGCCATTCGTCTTTGATGAAAGACTGTGTTGGCTCCCCGCAGGAAACACAGTGACTGATGTATTTTCATTCATCCATGCTGCCAGGATGTCCTGTGGCCTTCTGGTTCACTTCAAGAAGGATATTGAAAATTTTTTCCAGCCCAATCTTGTCATTGTGGAAATTTTGGTTTCTGAGCTACAAAGAATGATAGGTTTTTCCAAGGACATCTGTGAGATAATGGAGAAAAGGTCATTGCATTTTATACATTGGTTAATCATTTGAGTGTTCATTGAGTTCCACAAAAAGGGAAAACATATGTTTTTAGGACAAATCCGCTCCCTTAGATGCTTTCTTGTTAagactatatttaaaaaaactatttgatggatctttttcaaactttgcaggcaTATTTTAGGGGTGACAAACTAAAAGTGatcaaacactgaagcagcgccacatagtgatagcaaaaaaaaaaaagaaattctaTTCTGTTAATGTGTTAACTCAAGAAGTATTTGACGGATGCTTCTCATACTTTGCAGACATGTTGTGAGGGTGAAGATCTGAACCTGGTCAAATTCTGATGCAAATCATGCCCAAATTGAAGCAGCACCACATAGTGATACAAAGAGGAGGCCAGTTCAGATATCAGAGCTTGTCagcatgataactcaaaaataATTTGACCAGTTTTTTTCCAAACTTTGCAGTCACATTGTATGCAAGAAAACTTGAGCCTATTCAAATACTGAGACAAAATGGAGTAATATAGGTCTCTGCAGGCTGGAGTAGTGGACGTGTCGAATGGAATCATTTCTTTTGTGCTTGTGGGTGTAAACTGCCCTAGTTTGAGTTTGACTTCACaaactgctaaaaaaaaaacaattgtttgCTCCATGCAAATAGTTACAATGTAACACTAAGTTACAACTTACATTTTACACTTCCTATCATGCTGTGGTTAGTTTTATATTCAGTATTTGATAGGGATGTAATGATACACTTAACTCACGATTCGATACGATTCACGATTCTGAGTTCACCAAAACATACATGTTCTGTTAAGTACCGTGACGCACTCCTTAAAGTAacgattcattttccacatcagcccGTTTAAATCatcatacatttacatcgatttttaacCGATTAGCGATTCATTGTTACATGCCTAGTATTCGACATATTCAACACTTTCAGGAAATATATTTCACACTTGTACTGACGGACATTTTTATATCAAATCCACCGTGATGCATGCAGAGTAATACCCCTGATATTTCACAAGGCTTCTTTTGGCAAAACACATTCAACGCAATTctatgtacattttttaaagaaataatcAAATCCGTTTGGTCTCCTGACCTTTTGAGCTTCTGTTTAAACCAGGGGTCatcaacctttttgaaactgagagctgcttcacgggtactgagccatacaaTGGGCcaccagtttgaaacgccctcctaaacttatctaaacttcatgtatagtAAACAtgtttagatattgtcattttcaaatctatataaatgcaaatgtgagaataaaagaagaatagcaaaataggcttaaaaataaaagaatcagTGGggttaatagcctaaagaatatacaggctaagcatccacgttttaaattcctcatttttttctgttgatgctgctgctgcgtctttctataaaataaaatttcactgacagcgttacgtgaaattcaaaaaatcttattagacctactttgaatgaccaaacgaatttatttgattaccaatatttactttataggcttttatactttaattttctttatagacttgatatgctacatcCATTtcaaacttgctcacgttttgctctggatTCCGCCTGTTCGCATAGCacactctcatgtttctgagaaaagtgattccaaagtgaatctttactcactgaaacagtttcaccacattgttattcttgctgtacattcttgtcatctatacgtttgataagaatagtacacttgtgtgatttatcagtttcctttgtgaaatactttgcgaattccatctcggccaatttctGTAACAATCTTGAAAACTGTACAAATGAATTCTAGGTAGATTCGGGCAagcctcagaatcgtagtgtgagcggtatcggaacgaaattggagcgagacagatcgaccgctccagccttaattaaaaaaccgctccgcgctctgaccaaattccgcccgctccgctcctcgctcacgctccgctccactccgctcacatgttCTGCAAATGATCTAGGACCTTCCTAAAGTAAACTAACATACATCGTACATCGTGCCGATGAAAGAGAGCTCTGTACCATTAGTTACATTAGTTACTTCCTGTTATGTCACAGAAAATGTTGGTCATAGtgcagatgagaaacagaatataaatatttagacatatCAAAAATATGAATAACATAAATGACGTTTTAAGACATGGACATTAAGACACAAAAAAGGAATACAGGTAACCATTGTGCAAATTGGCATGTAAGTGGAATGTGccataaatgaataggtgtaATTTCAGAGTCACATGTTACAGGTAGAACTAgggtaaaaaatatatttattggctttcacatttacagttgatccatccagtaATTGTAGAAATTGTAGAGGTGatggggtgtgggaggagtagggATTAGATGGGTAGAGGTGGTAACAGGACTGTCCAGGGAATACATTGTTATTGCTCCAGCTGCACCCTGTGTAGTTACCTAACCATACTCAAATATGTCTTTTTCCATAGGTGCAAAAATATAGTATTCCCGAGATGGAATTCTGGGTAAGTATTATTGGTATGAAAATGGTCTGAACATGGTTCAATTTATAGGAATTTTCCAGAAATtgacatttaaatatattttaaaattaacaaattgtgtgtatttgtgctCTGAGCTGTCCACACCCATTTCCCTTGAGATCATGAACTTCATGCAAGAAATATTTTACTACAGAAGAACTTTGGTGAGACTTTAATATAAGATGCTGCATTAGACTTTTATTTCTGTCCCATTTTCCCATAGGCGACAACATACCTGCCTTCAGTTTTACCTTCAC
This genomic window from Paramormyrops kingsleyae isolate MSU_618 chromosome 22, PKINGS_0.4, whole genome shotgun sequence contains:
- the apol gene encoding uncharacterized protein apol, with the translated sequence MDHLPVRLTGGTDTCSGRVEVYHSGSWGTVCDDSWDLRDAMVVCRQLGCGPALRAEGGGRFGRGDSAIWLDEVNCKGSELALWHCSYSLKPSDCSHRQDAWITCAELSPDVTRPPTVIYMQTGQSDSAMSSVVLWILTSVLLLLVVRLECMNWILLRDHRNKNETNGPWQHPAAEDLGQTPSGSRRIQGDSRHRQAQTTGTLREMTKLQLSVDDYISETLKYIEAIQVFLDKESEWFCKREEEMNKMKDIKKKANNMTIKLSIRMKKLEKELSAVVKDLISGLKELQPFLEALEKLAVTSPFVFDERLCWLPAGNTVTDVFSFIHAARMSCGLLVHFKKDIENFFQPNLVIVEILVSELQRMIGFSKDICEIMEKRCKNIVFPRWNSGRQHTCLQFYLHLSPDAVNMMSNHVNNLSKIRANEDFRLTYMFGDEEKSLKFIDVLSEQKPKILGSLTQMEACAVQLDKMKKGADISGVAGSTVGVGAGVVSIVGLALAPVTLGASTILTVIGGGSGSC